A window of Diadema setosum chromosome 2, eeDiaSeto1, whole genome shotgun sequence contains these coding sequences:
- the LOC140241215 gene encoding uncharacterized protein translates to MSDVTPINSLQSLPEYFERHPVPPHHLSSFKSWPPSSSLPSGQGGPRSRNEAVRLQTCKDPDSIVWGDTEKCTIRWNRAGGLGFSVRDIEGADKTESYAIISKVEDDSNARDTLQCGDRILSINGTAVHVITSGQKPTRKATTATILRKQSKSMPVTLVIQSPRRILQRKIRSDSAGAVVPSTKDPSPVLMPRHVVDDDAPMMRLPNLRLVILGPAADCTGEQLVGSEAWSLTEDGLISRRCSVMVQKQNMTCRWSATHMPTKEAIPEEMLSLSSTGNPRERHECQDGGGIPSSVTLEIMAIKSLPQAQYCSQALMTSHCQYIIQFDGQSFHDHPAKCMGEIQEQLDKIRTYAGESCPIYLVSTWQADACLTVDMIEDIGSHLQQRFSVVWSKQLQYHGNCPCFVLRLPKQSAPPMSSIDICEPSAAISPPGPGGSSVVYYKQSSNSTVASSSSSSSLLASMASSSTGFSDLGPEAFVTFLQEHISANAFRQSFIHSRYPRKFLRCRDLVLGMRSKRQRCVMTANIKQVCGLETDEELMSLLEFLHHQGVILSPGSRSDSSQPSFVVLNPEDTIKACQSLLAIPCASFQEPNLRADWTYLRTKAVLTDTLCRHLLGVDSDAECLIASLQWLNLIFTSEELRFSGPVYTVRQNSEKMAHFVPYLINSRRHSDDALRDFPHNDSVLLADFQGHCPHGAFTKIMLKLCRVANLRNGSCEVKSKTSWTFHIGGDYSLNVNLDPYGCLISFAVMCSMSFAEQNVLRDIYTAIQEVVTPGGSFILGPVCPLYPKCRTETMHLANPHVIDLKGGRVDCPPMCRNENLRNHSSVKKWIIPETREIQMGFPSQQRAILRWDTPISMLPEDVFQFICDELNTRSPLCHDWRGLAGVLGYTFKEVERFETASIIHYNPCRHLLRDWASRDSSSNLGSLRHALAHSTLKRLDILQQLGERWHIIDTH, encoded by the exons ATGTCGGATGTTACTCCCATAAATTCGCTTCAGTCTCTGCCCGAATATTTCGAACGACACCCAGTGCCACCGCACCACTTGTCCAGCTTCAAATCATGGCCGCCATCGTCATCACTGCCATCAGGCCAGGGGGGTCCAagaagcaggaatgaagcggTACGACTGCAGACATGTAAGGATCCCGATTCCATAGTCTGGGGGGACACAGAGAAGTGTACCATTCGGTGGAACAGAGCGGGAGGCCTTGGCTTTAGTGTCAGGGACATAGAG GGGGCAGATAAAACTGAATCATATGCCATAATCTCGAAGGTGGAAGATGATTCGAATGCCCGCGACACTCTTCAGTGTGGTGACAGAATTTTATCGATCAATGGGACTGCAGTGCATGTCATAACATCTGGACAG AAACCTACAAGGAAAGCCACAACTGCGACCATCCTGAGGAAGCAAAGCAAATCTATGCCAGTAACTCTTGTGATTCAGAGTCCCAGGAGAATACTGCAGAGGAAAATCAGAAGTGACTCTGCTGGAGCTGTGGTCCCTAGTACAAAGGATCCCAGTCCTGTACTGATGCCAAGACATGTGGTTGATGATGATGCGCCAATGATGAGGTTGCCAAATCTGCGGTTGGTGATTTTGGGTCCTGCTGCTGATTGCACCGGAGAGCAGCTGGTAGGATCAGAAGCTTGGTCCCTCACAGAAGATGGTCTTATCTCAAGGAGATGCTCGGTGATGGTTCAGAAGCAGAACATGACTTGCAGGTGGTCAGCGACCCATATGCCAACAAAAGAGGCCATACCAGAGGAGATGTTGTCTCTGAGCAGCACAGGGAACCCTAGAGAAAGGCACGAGTGTCAAGATGGTGGTGGTATCCCTAGCAGTGTCACACTGGAGATCATGGCAATTAAGAGTCTCCCACAGGCCCAGTATTGCAGCCAGGCATTAATGACTTCACACTGTCAATATATCATCCAGTTCGATGGACAGTCATTCCATGATCACCCTGCCAAATGCATGGGTGAGATTCAGGAGCAGCTAGATAAGATCCGAACTTATGCTGGAGAATCATGCCCCATTTACCTGGTGTCAACCTGGCAGGCAGATGCCTGCCTCACAGTTGATATGATTGAGGATATTGGAAGCCATCTGCAGCAGAGATTCAGTGTTGTCTGGTCCAAGCAACTGCAATACCATGGCAATTGTCCCTGCTTTGTGTTAAGACTTCCAAAGCAGTCAGCACCACCAATGTCTAGCATTGATATCTGTGAACCTTCAGCTGCAATATCTCCGCCTGGCCCGGGTGGATCTTCAGTGGTTTATTACAAACAGTCCTCAAATTCCACTGTGGCAtcttcctcatcctcatcctcactCCTGGCATCCATGGCATCATCATCAACTGGTTTCAGTGACCTCGGACCAGAAGCATTTGTTACTTTCCTCCAGGAGCACATTTCTGCCAATGCCTTCAGGCAGTCCTTCATCCACTCAAGGTATCCACGCAAGTTCCTCCGGTGCCGAGACCTGGTGCTTGGAATGAGAAGCAAGAGGCAGCGGTGTGTGATGACGGCCAACATCAAGCAGGTCTGTGGACTTGAGACTGATGAGGAACTAATGTCTCTCCTTGAATTCTTGCACCATCAAGGTGTCATCCTTTCTCCAG GAAGTAGAAGTGACAGTTCGCAGCCTTCATTTGTGGTGCTCAATCCTGAGGATACCATCAAGGCCTGTCAGAGTCTGCTGGCAATTCCCTGTGCTAGTTTCCAGGAGCCAAACCTCCGGGCAGACTGGACCTATCTGCGCACCAAGGCCGTCCTGACAGACACCCTGTGTAGGCACCTCCTGGGCGTGGACTCCGACGCCGAGTGCCTCATCGCATCCCTCCAGTGGTTAAACCTGATCTTCACCAGCGAGGAACTCAGGTTTAGTGGTCCGGTGTATACTGTGAGGCAAAACAGTGAGAAGATGGCCCATTTTGTGCCTTACCTCATCAACTCCCGTCGACACAGTGATGATGCGCTGCGAGACTTCCCTCACAATGACTCTGTGCTGCTGGCAGACTTTCAGGGCCACTGCCCCCACGGTGCTTTTACAAAGATCATGCTTAAGTTGTGTAGAGTGGCCAATTTGAGGAATGGGTCCTGTGAAGTAAAGAGCAAAACTTCCTGGACTTTTCACATCGGGGGTGACTACTCTTTAAATGTCAACTTGGATCCATATGGATGTCTGATCAGCTTTGCGGTGAT GTGCAGCATGAGCTTTGCTGAGCAGAATGTGCTGCGTGATATCTATACTGCCATTCAAGAGGTCGTGACCCCTGGAGGAAGTTTCATCTTGGGACCAGTCTGCCCACTATATCCTAAGTGCAGG ACAGAGACCATGCACCTGGCCAACCCTCATGTGATCGATCTGAAAGGAGGGAGAGTTGACTGCCCTCCGATGTGTAGGAATGAAAATTTGCGAAACCACTCTTCTGTAAAGAAATGGATCATCCCTGAG ACCAGAGAGATCCAGATGGGTTTCCCCTCTCAGCAAAGGGCCATCCTCCGATGGGACACACCCATCAGCATGCTCCCCGAGGATGTCTTCCAGTTTATCTGTGATGAGCTGAACACACGCTCACCTTTGTGCCACGACTGGAGAGGACTAGCAG GTGTGCTGGGCTACACGTTCAAAGAAGTGGAGCGCTTTGAGACTGCGTCAATCATACACTACAACCCCTGTCGGCATCTGTTGCGGGACTGGGCAAGCCGAGACTCTTCATCAAACCTCGGCAGTCTACGGCATGCTCTTGCCCACTCGACGCTAAAACGCTTGGATATCCTCCAGCAGCTAGGGGAACGCTGGCATATCATTGACACTCACTGA